A region of Actinomycetes bacterium DNA encodes the following proteins:
- a CDS encoding sensor domain-containing diguanylate cyclase produces the protein MVPASDAAPGDGRSGAGDDAARLRSLLEIARVIGSTRRFDDLVERSAESTRRALDAAALSISRWDRESGLLRVLVNVGLLGPGEQRIPEDETYSLADLPAMTALVEERLSFVSAVDDGTPEARQLAVRDKDSALSVPVIVEGRVWGEIWAARAPGQPRYEKPDLAFAEALATQIAAGVVQADHVARVERLAFTDPLTGLANRRAVDERLDDALTRHLADGTVVSIVLADINRLKQVNDTFGHEAGDRLIVAVAEAVSRASGLAQNGLAARIGGDEFCIVVVGEPLSVASHVADELCRLVEGQPMSTGVSCGVASTEVLPSPVDSQVRLFRLADAAQYRAKRAGAHQPVVAGRSVPDDPDHSPADRRVRRGRLSTDVQAALESALAVLDGMPTAGSRERLEAVADHVRDLLDAAGWFLSHAVDRSDDLVTVSSSVQRVAEPRDGGGLALVGEVFDLGTYPVTRSAIERAGSFFVEAGMPGNDPAEEAALVTAGYLAVVGAGARDPSGGWLVEIYADTISLPMGTFEPVLRALVAVAVAGAADAPRADAPQA, from the coding sequence ATGGTTCCGGCGTCCGACGCCGCGCCCGGGGACGGCCGCTCCGGCGCGGGTGACGACGCGGCGCGGCTGCGCTCCCTGCTCGAGATCGCCCGGGTCATCGGCTCGACCCGGCGCTTCGACGACCTGGTCGAGCGCTCCGCCGAGTCGACCCGCCGCGCGTTGGACGCCGCAGCGCTGTCCATCTCGCGGTGGGACCGGGAGTCCGGCCTGCTGCGGGTGCTCGTCAACGTCGGCCTGCTCGGGCCGGGCGAGCAGCGCATCCCCGAGGACGAGACCTACTCCCTCGCCGACCTGCCGGCGATGACCGCGCTGGTGGAGGAGCGGCTGTCCTTCGTCAGCGCCGTCGACGACGGCACTCCCGAGGCACGGCAGCTCGCCGTGCGGGACAAGGACTCCGCGCTCTCGGTGCCGGTCATCGTCGAGGGCCGGGTCTGGGGAGAGATCTGGGCCGCCCGGGCCCCCGGCCAGCCGCGCTACGAGAAGCCGGACCTGGCCTTCGCCGAGGCGCTGGCCACCCAGATCGCGGCCGGCGTCGTGCAGGCCGACCATGTCGCGCGGGTCGAGCGCCTCGCGTTCACCGACCCGCTCACCGGGCTGGCCAACCGCCGGGCGGTCGACGAGCGGCTCGACGACGCCCTGACCCGGCACCTGGCCGACGGCACCGTGGTCTCGATCGTCCTGGCCGACATCAACCGGCTCAAGCAGGTCAACGACACGTTCGGCCACGAGGCCGGCGACCGGCTGATCGTGGCCGTGGCCGAGGCGGTCAGCCGGGCCAGCGGCCTGGCCCAGAACGGTCTCGCCGCCCGGATCGGCGGCGACGAGTTCTGCATCGTCGTCGTCGGGGAGCCGCTGTCGGTGGCCAGCCACGTGGCCGACGAGCTGTGCCGGCTGGTCGAGGGGCAGCCGATGAGCACCGGCGTCTCCTGCGGTGTCGCGTCGACCGAGGTCCTGCCCAGCCCGGTCGACAGCCAGGTCCGGCTGTTCCGGCTGGCCGACGCGGCGCAGTACCGCGCCAAGCGCGCCGGCGCGCACCAGCCGGTCGTCGCCGGCCGGTCGGTGCCCGACGACCCGGACCACTCGCCGGCCGACCGCCGGGTGCGCCGCGGCCGGCTCAGCACCGACGTGCAGGCCGCGCTCGAGTCGGCGCTGGCGGTGCTGGACGGGATGCCCACGGCCGGCTCGCGCGAGCGCCTGGAGGCGGTCGCCGACCACGTGCGCGACCTGCTCGACGCGGCCGGCTGGTTCCTGTCGCACGCGGTCGACCGGTCCGACGACCTGGTCACGGTCAGCAGCTCGGTCCAGCGCGTGGCCGAGCCGCGCGACGGGGGTGGGCTGGCCCTGGTGGGTGAGGTGTTCGACCTGGGGACGTACCCGGTGACCCGCTCCGCGATCGAGCGCGCCGGGTCGTTCTTCGTCGAGGCCGGCATGCCGGGCAACGACCCCGCCGAGGAGGCGGCGCTCGTGACGGCCGGCTACCTCGCGGTGGTCGGCGCGGGTGCCCGCGACCCGAGCGGCGGCTGGCTGGTGGAGATCTACGCGGACACGATCAGCCTGCCCATGGGCACCTTCGAGCCGGTCCTGCGGGCGCTGGTGGCGGTCGCCGTCGCCGGCGCAGCCGACGCCCCGCGGGCCGACGCCCCGCAGGCGTAG